CCAGTAGACACAAACCAATATCAAAACTATCATAATCGGGTGACCCAACCTGAAAGGGATCCATATCCTATTGAAAAAATATATCCAGCACAGTTAGATATGGACTATCAAAAAGCACCAGACAATAATGATTCGGATATGTCAGAATGGAGTGGGACTGCTAAGAGAAACCAATCTGTCGCAATCCCTCACTATACGATGCCAGGACCAGCAGATGAGATTTATGCTGAGATGACTGGTATTGGTCAGAATATTAATAAAATGATCTAATCAGGATAAGAGGAGAAGCTCACATCGTTTGCACGAATAGAACTTCTCCTCTTATGTATTCTGCATAAAAAACATCTTTATAGGATGATACATTTTGCAGTTTTAATTCATTTTCCAACCATGCTTGATCTTGATTTATTTCTCTCAAATTATCTTTTATTATTTCACCATCATTAATTAAAGAGATCGACAATCTAACGTCTTCTGGATTTAAATTTAAGTCTAAACGAGTAGGCGTTTGAGCGTGTGATGATTTTAGTACGGAAACAGTTCCATCTGTTTCCAATATCGCATATTCTACATCGCGAATAGAGAAAACATCTTTAGAACGAAGTAGATGAAGTAACTGATTCATATCAAGCTTTGCTTTGGCCATTACTTCACGTTGTAATTTGCCACTATGAATGATAAGAGAAGGTCTACCCTCTAACAATGAGCGTGTACGTTTGAATTTTTGTGTTGCTAATTCTGTTGTATAAAGCAAAAAACCCCATAAAAATACGGCAAAGGCAATCTGCGTTATACCTACCTCATCATCAAACAAAGCATTTCCGACTAATTCGCCAAGAACAAGTGCTGAAATAAAATCAAAAGCAGTTAATTGTCTGATTTGCGATTTCCCTAATACTTTTGTAATAATAAATAAGCATAAAAAACCAAAAAGTGTTTCAATGAAAATAGAGCCAATATCTTGCATGAATATCCTCCCCCCATACAACCTGCATACTATCTACATGATGGACAAGGGGAGCAATTTTTATACTAGGAATATATTTCCGCAACCTATGTTAAGACTAATTCTTTTTCCATTGTGACGTGTGGCATGTTAGCGTCGAGAAAAATATCTGAAACGGTACGGTAACCTAGGGCCTGATAAAAACGTTCTGCATGTGTTTGTGCATTTAATTTCGCTGTATAAATGGATTTATTAACTAATGTAGATTCCATTGCTCGCATTAAGTCTTTTCCTAACGCTTTCCCTCTAAATGACTTCAAGACACAGATTCGTTCAAATTTCCCATAATCATTCATAATCCGAAGCCTACCGGCAGCGACAGGTTTGTCGTCTATATAGCCAACAAAATGATACGCTGCTTGATCTAAATCATCATGCTCTAATTCTTTTGGAACCCCTTGCTCTTCTACAAAGACTTCCTGCCTTACCGTATAGGCATCTTTTAATTGTTCACTATTATTTGTTACGTCTTTGATATTCATTTTATATACCCCTTCGATTGTGAAAATTTTATAATAGCATTATTATATCACTTTTCTTTTTATGCTTTTTATTAAAAAATGTAGAAATATGTCGATAATAAAAGTAATCAGATTCTTTAGGGGGAAATATATGAAATGGGGACGCTTTCAAATATCAAGTATTGCAACTAAATTAATGCTATTAATTATTACTATTATTGTAGGTACAGGTGGAATTATTGGTGGGACAAGTTATTTCATGGCTAAAAGTCAGCTTTTAGATGCAGGAAAAAGAGATTTGCAAAGTATAGTGGAAGGGGCATACGCTTCACTAGAATTGCTAAATGAGGAAGTGGAAGCTGGTGATTTATCTTTAGATGAAGCAAAAGATAAGGCACGAATTATATTAAACGGTCCACTTGAAGATGGTGAGTATGCGTATGAAAATTCACACTTCACTTATAAAGAAAATGGCTATGTCTTAGCATATGACGCGGATCTAGTATTGCAGATTCATCCATCCAAAATTGGCGGTGCTCCTGCTGATGAACAAAATAGCAGTAATCGTGCGCGTATTGTAGCAGGTGGAGTTGCAGGTAATGAAGAAGATCACTTTGTAACATATTCTGATCAGCAGTCAGATGGTTCGTTTCGAGATAAAACGGCTTATGTTCAATATTTTGAAGCGTGGGATTGGACAGTTGGTATAGCTGTATTCGAAGATGAATTTTATGAAGAGTTGGACGTTTTAAGATATGTTATTTTGGGTGCGACAGTAGCTATTATTCTGATAAGCTCACTTATTTTTTATGTAGCGATACGTAAGAAAGTAGCTATGTTAAAAGATGTGGCAGAAGCATCTACACAAATAGCTGATGGCAACGTACAAGTAACGAATCTACCTGAATCAAACGATGAAATTGGACAGCTAGCACTGGCTTTTAATAAAATGTCACTGCAGTTACGTGAATTAATAGAGAACGTACAAAATACGAGTGATCATCTACTAGATTCGGCTAATGATTTATCAGCAGTGTCTGAAGAAACATCAGCTAGTAGTGAAGAAATCGGTAATGCTGTCTCTGAGGTTGCGACAGGTACGCAGGAACAAGCAAATGACCTTGAGGACATTAATTACCGCGTAGAAATTCTAACGAAAGCAATTTATGCAATGAATGATCAAAGTAAGCAAATGAAAAATGTTACAACAAATGCTGAGGAAGTTTCTACAGAGGGGATAGCAATTGTTGGTCAATTACAACAGTCTAACGCTGAATCATTGACTTCATCAGAAGAAATAAGTACGGATATTAAGAACTTGTATGAGAAAACAAAAGAAATATTCCATATTATGGAAACGATTGAAAGTATAGCAGGGGAAACGAACCTTTTAGCGCTTAATGCGAGTATTGAAGCAGCTAGAGCAGGTGAACATGGTAAAGGATTTGCCGTAGTTGCCGATGAGATTCGTAAATTGGCTGAGCAATCGAAGGATGCAACATATCAGGTTCGAGAAGTTGTAACAGCTATTACGAGTGAAACAGAAAAGACAGTTGAAACAGTAGGAAGCATAACCCAAACATCACAAAAACTAAATGAAGATGTTTTACAAACACAAAGTAAGTTTAATCAACTATCGATGTCCATTAAGGAGATTGGATCTGCATTACTAGTACTAGATGGTGAGATAGATAAGACAACATCAACTAGTCAAAAAATTAGTGAAGGTATTGAGAATGCATCTAGTGTATCTGAAGAAACTGCTGCATCTGTTGAAGAAATAACATCTTCTGTGGATGAGCAAATTAATGCGATTGCAAATGTTGCAAATTCTGCAGAAAAACTAACTGACTTGAATCAGGAACTAAGTGATTTATTAAAACGATATACAATCTAATTAAAAACACCTTAATCCAGCTTATCCAGATTAAGGTGTTTTTATTGTTTATACGTCGTTTGTGGAGTTATTTTGCGAAGCGATGATTACCTATTGTAATAGTTACTTCTCGAGATAGAATCCAGTTACTTTCTGCTGTTCTTGGATTATAAAAATAAATCGAGCCTTTTCCTTGTCCTCGATATGCAAGTGCTTCTTTGACTGCACGTTTTGATTCGGCATCTGCAGCTTGATTGATCGTACCATTTTGGACTGGTGTAAACGCGTAGTAGCCACCAGCTGAGCGTTCATATATAACACCACTTACTGTATTTGGGAAATCTTTATGATCGACACGATTTAAAATGACTGTTGCAACCGCAACTTTACCTGCATATGATTCACCCTTAGCTTCAGCTTGCACCATTCTTGCCATTAAATCCTGATCACTACTAGAAAGAGTAGATGGAATTATGATAGATTGACCTGGGTAAATCATAGTTCCAATACTGTTATTAGATTGTTGTAAGCTTGCAAGAGAAACACCATAGTTATTTGCAATTTTCCATAACGAATCACCAGATTTAACCGTATAGGATGATGCTTCAACTATAGATGGGATTGTTAATAGCCCCAATGATAAACCAAAAGTTATTGCTAGCTTTTTTATTTTATTCATTTGTAGCCCTCCTTGTAATCTATTGCTCTATTAGAAGGCTACCAGTTGTAACATATATTTTCATGAACCAAAATATTACTATTAATCTAATTTACTTGAAAGGGTAGAATTGGTCTAGGTTTCTAGTTAAGAAGGAAATGTTTACTATATGTGTTTTTTTGGAGGAAGATGGGTGTATTAGAAGGGATAGGTACGATTATTGCAGCATGATGTCAAGCATATATCAGGCACAAAATAGTTGGATATTGACAAACACCAACGTACAGTATTATGATATAAATTGGTAGTGAGGACTATTAAAATAGTACGTCTCGTTAGCTCAGCGGGAGAGCACTTGCTTGACAGGCAAGGGGTCACTGGTTCAATCCCAGTACGGGACATTAAAATGTTAAAAGCTGAAATTTCTTTTGTTACGCCACATGCTAAATGTGTTGCGCCAATTGGAATTTCAGCTTTTTTAAACTGGTGCATATATAGTTTAAGCTATGAAACGCGTTTCATAGCAAATTAATTTTTAAAATAGATAAGGAGTTTAAGCATAATGTTTAAGTATTTCCTATTTTGGGCGTATACTATTGCTACATCATAAATATAGTGGTAAAGGAGTAGTTCGCTATGTACATATATTTTTTAGCAAATGCATCTAACCGAGAGGCTGACGATCATGTTTTTGAGATGAAAGCGCGAGATAAATCGCTCTACTTACTTGAAACGGAAACGTTGATTGAAGAACTAGGTGAGAATGATAAGGCTTATCACGTTCTTGACGCGGAACTTGATCTTAAGGATAATACGTATGCTGTGTGTAATAATATTCCTGTAACGGAAGATGGTAAAGCTGAATTTGAACAAAGATTTCAAAATCGGGCTCGAAAAATTGAAAATGAGCCAGGATTTGCAGGTATTAGAGTCTGTCGACCACTTAATTCTGATACGTATGTCATTCTTACATTATGGGAAACAGAGGAAGACTTTCAAAATTGGAAACAATCAAATGCATATAATCACGCACATAAGAAACGTGGAACTGAAAAAGGGCTAGATAAGCAGAAGCCACAAATATTCCCTAGACCCTCTTATGTCGAAACTTATCTAGTGAATGTATTATAAGCTGTTACTTCTATTAATTACGTTCTTTAATTGTCTGTGCTCACTTATTGTGGGCACTTTGTTTATTTGGTAGCCTTTTGTTTACGACGCCTATTGCAATCAGCTACGTTATGCGTTATTCTTCATTCTTAGTACGTTTTATGATAGGAGGGGCATGATGGATCAATTTGATCAATCCCTTGAAATATTTATTGATGGAGCAGGATGGTTGGCTCCGGTTCTTTTTGTTCTTTTACATGTACTTCGACCAATTTTTTTCATACCGGTTATTGTTATTTGTATCGCTGGTGGCGTGTTATTCGGATTTATTGAAGGTGCAATTTTATCATTTATTGGTCTCTCTTTAATGAGTCTCATTTCTTATAAATTAGTTAATCGATTCCCGAAATTCAAGAAA
The nucleotide sequence above comes from Paraliobacillus zengyii. Encoded proteins:
- a CDS encoding DUF421 domain-containing protein is translated as MQDIGSIFIETLFGFLCLFIITKVLGKSQIRQLTAFDFISALVLGELVGNALFDDEVGITQIAFAVFLWGFLLYTTELATQKFKRTRSLLEGRPSLIIHSGKLQREVMAKAKLDMNQLLHLLRSKDVFSIRDVEYAILETDGTVSVLKSSHAQTPTRLDLNLNPEDVRLSISLINDGEIIKDNLREINQDQAWLENELKLQNVSSYKDVFYAEYIRGEVLFVQTM
- a CDS encoding GNAT family N-acetyltransferase, giving the protein MNIKDVTNNSEQLKDAYTVRQEVFVEEQGVPKELEHDDLDQAAYHFVGYIDDKPVAAGRLRIMNDYGKFERICVLKSFRGKALGKDLMRAMESTLVNKSIYTAKLNAQTHAERFYQALGYRTVSDIFLDANMPHVTMEKELVLT
- a CDS encoding antibiotic biosynthesis monooxygenase family protein; the protein is MYIYFLANASNREADDHVFEMKARDKSLYLLETETLIEELGENDKAYHVLDAELDLKDNTYAVCNNIPVTEDGKAEFEQRFQNRARKIENEPGFAGIRVCRPLNSDTYVILTLWETEEDFQNWKQSNAYNHAHKKRGTEKGLDKQKPQIFPRPSYVETYLVNVL
- a CDS encoding cell wall hydrolase, producing MNKIKKLAITFGLSLGLLTIPSIVEASSYTVKSGDSLWKIANNYGVSLASLQQSNNSIGTMIYPGQSIIIPSTLSSSDQDLMARMVQAEAKGESYAGKVAVATVILNRVDHKDFPNTVSGVIYERSAGGYYAFTPVQNGTINQAADAESKRAVKEALAYRGQGKGSIYFYNPRTAESNWILSREVTITIGNHRFAK
- a CDS encoding methyl-accepting chemotaxis protein codes for the protein MKWGRFQISSIATKLMLLIITIIVGTGGIIGGTSYFMAKSQLLDAGKRDLQSIVEGAYASLELLNEEVEAGDLSLDEAKDKARIILNGPLEDGEYAYENSHFTYKENGYVLAYDADLVLQIHPSKIGGAPADEQNSSNRARIVAGGVAGNEEDHFVTYSDQQSDGSFRDKTAYVQYFEAWDWTVGIAVFEDEFYEELDVLRYVILGATVAIILISSLIFYVAIRKKVAMLKDVAEASTQIADGNVQVTNLPESNDEIGQLALAFNKMSLQLRELIENVQNTSDHLLDSANDLSAVSEETSASSEEIGNAVSEVATGTQEQANDLEDINYRVEILTKAIYAMNDQSKQMKNVTTNAEEVSTEGIAIVGQLQQSNAESLTSSEEISTDIKNLYEKTKEIFHIMETIESIAGETNLLALNASIEAARAGEHGKGFAVVADEIRKLAEQSKDATYQVREVVTAITSETEKTVETVGSITQTSQKLNEDVLQTQSKFNQLSMSIKEIGSALLVLDGEIDKTTSTSQKISEGIENASSVSEETAASVEEITSSVDEQINAIANVANSAEKLTDLNQELSDLLKRYTI